GGGCATCGCCCACGAGATCCGCAACCCCCTGACCGGCATGGCCATCAGCCTGGACGTGCTCGCAGAGGAAGGGGGCCTGTCCGAGGGGGGGCGAAGCCTGGTGGCCGACATGCACGCCGAGATCGACCGGCTCGAGGCCCTGATCCGGGGGCTCTTGGACTTCGCCCGGCCCCAGCCGGTGGAGGCCCGGCCCATGCGGATGGCCAAGGCCCTGGAGTGGCACCGCACCTTCGAGAAGCAGTGCGGCCGGAAGGGCGTGGCCTTCTGCCTGGACCTCGGCCCCAACCCCAAGATCGAGGGGGACCCGGAGAAGCTCAAGCAGCTCTTCCTGAACCTGGCGATCAACGCCCTGGAGGTCACGCCCGAGGGCGGCGAGATCCGGGTTCGGGTGTCCTCGGCCGAGGACGGGTGGGTGCGGATCGTCGTGGAGGACACGGGTCCGGGGATGGACCCCGAGACCCTGGCCCACGCGTTCGACCCGTTCTTCACCACGAAGAACGAGGGCACGGGGCTGGGGCTGTCGATCGCCCACAGCATCGTGGAGCAGCACGGCGGCCGGATCGACGTGGAGTCGGAGCCCGGCCGGGGCACCCGGTTCACGGTGGAGCTCCCGGCCCATGGGTAAACGGCTGGGCGGTTAGATGGAGGCAGATCCGGTGTGTGCTCAGTGAAACGGCGAGGGCCGGGAGGCGTTCCAGCCTCCTAGCCTCCCAGCTTTCTAGCCTATTGGCCTTCCAGCCTATCCCACGGAGCGTTCCATGGCCGATCGGATCCTGATCGTGGACGACGAAGCCCTCATCCGCAAATCCCTGGGCCAGATGCTCGGCCACAAGGGGTATGACGTGGTCACCGCGGCCAGCGCGGCCGAGGCCCGCAAAGTGTTCACGGCCGGGGAGTTCGCCCTGGCCCTGCTGGACCTGCGGCTTCCCGACGCCTCGGGCATCGACCTGCTTCGGGAGTTCAAGGCGGCCCAGCCCGACCTGCTGGTGATCATGATGACCGCCTACGGCAGCGTGGAGACCGCGGTCGAGGCGATGCGGCTCGGGGCCTACGACTACGTGAACAAGCCGTTCAAGTCCCGGGAGATCGAGGTGATCGTCCGCCTGGCCCTGGAGGCCCGGCACCTGAAGCGCGAGGTCAAGGAGCTGCGGGAGGAGGCCCTGGGGGCCACGGACCTGGGGAACATCGTGGCCCGGGACCCGGCCATGCTCAAGGTCCTGGACATGGTGCGCAAGGTGGCCCAGAACCCCGACGTCACGGTGCTGATCCAGGGGGAGAGCGGTACCGGCAAGGAGATGATCGCCCGGGCCGTGCACGCCGAGAGCCCCCGGGCCGACAAGCCGTTCGTGGGCATCAACTGCGCGGCCATCCCCGGCAACCTGCTGGAGAGCGAGCTGTTCGGGTACGAGAAGGGGGCGTTCACCGACGCCAAGGCCCGGAAGATCGGCCTGATCGAGCGGGCCCAGGGCGGCACCCTGTTCCTGGACGAGATCGGGGACATGGACGTGGGGCTCCAGGCCAAGCTGCTGCGCGTGCTCGAAGAGCGCAAGATCCGGCGGGTGGGGGGGCTCGACGAGCTGGCGGTGGACGTGCGGATCCTGGCAGCCACCAACCAGGACCTGGACGAGAAGCGAAAGACCGGCCGGTTCCGCGAGGACCTGTACTACCGGCTGAAGATCATCCACATCGACATCCCGCCCCTGCGGGAGCGCAAGGCCGACATCCTGCCCCTGGCCCAGCACTTCATCCAGGACGCCAACCGCAGGTTCCACAAGAACGTGCAGGGGTTCTCGCCCGAGGCCGAGGACTTCCTCCTGGGCTACCGGTGGCCCGGCAACGTGCGGGAGCTCAAGAACACCATCGAGCGGATCCTGATCCTGGAGGAGACCGACTGGATCCGGCCCGAGCACCTGCCGCCCGAGATCCTCCGGGGCCGCCCGGCGGAGGAGGGGGGGGTGTGGATCCCCCAGGAGGTGGAGATCCTGCGGGGGGTGTCGTTCGACCGGGTCATGGACGAGGTGGCCCGATACCTGATCGGCGAGGCCCTGCGGCTGGCAGGGGGGAACAAGGCCCAGGCGGCCCGGCTGCTCGACATGGACCGGGGCACCCTGCGCTACCAGATCAAGCGGCTGGGGATCGGGGCATGATCCGCCCGCCGGTCGAGGCCCTGGGCGACCCCGGCCGGGTGGTGGCCACGGTGCTCGGGTGCCGGCCCGACGAGGTGGCTCCCCGGGTGGTGGTGACCCCGTTCGTTCCGCTCTCGTCGTTTCGCCGCCACGTCGAGGACGTGACGGCCGACCTGAACCCCCGGTTCTTCTTCCAAGGGTTCACCGCCGTGTTCCAGGGGGAGCCCGTGACCGTGGTGCACACGGGCGTGGGCCCGAGCCGGATCGGCGACTGCCTGGCGGCCCTGGCCCTCACCCCCGCCCGAAAGGCGCTGTTCGTGGGCGCGGTGGGGGGGCTAGCCGACCCCCTGGAGCTGGGAGACTGGTTTCTTCCCGAGGCGGTGGCCGACGGCGAGGGGTACACCCGATACGTGCGCGAGGGGTTCCGCAGGGTGGTGGACGGGGCGCACCCGTTCGCGGTGAGGGTGCCCGACGACCTGCGCCGGTTCCTCAAGGAGAGGGACGAGCGGGTGCACACCGGCCGGGTGTTCACCGTGGGGCCGGTGTCGTTCGAGTCGGAGGAGAACCTGCGGTTTCTGAAGGCCCGGGGGTACGACGCCCTGGAGATGGAGCTGTCGGCCTTCTACGCCGCGTGCCAGGCCCTGGGCCTGGACGGCGCCGCCCTCACCTACGTGAGCGACCTGCCCCTGCGCAGCCCCCTGTGGACCGAGAAGACCCCGGCCGAGACCGAGGCCCTGCGCACGGCCTGGCGCGCGGCGCCCCGCCTGGCCCTGGAATGGATCTGCTCGTCTGTCGGCGGTTGATCCGGTGGCCCACGGCCCAAAACCCGCGGTCAACCCGCGAGCCGTTGCTCGATCGCCTTCTTGTAGAACAGGTAGTGCCCCGTGGCGGCCACCTCGCCGCAGTGCTCCCTCCGGAACCCCTCGTCCAGGAACAGGCGGGTGATGAACACCTCGTACTCCAGGCCCGAGAGCCGGGCCTCGAGGATCCGGCGCCGCACCTCGGCCAGGGGGTTGGCGTAGCGGGTGCTGTCGATGACCTGCATCCCCCAGGTGATGCGGTAACCGGGGGGGGAGTCGGCCGCCGGGGAGGCGACCCGCTCGATCACCAGGCCCACGGGGTGGAGCCCCAGGCTGCGAACCCTGCTCAGGTGGTCCTGGGTGGCGGTGAAGGCCCGACAGGTGCCCTCGAACAACACGGTGTGGATGCGCAGCACGTCCATGAGATCCTTCCCGGCCACCACGCTGCGGGGCTGGGCCGCCACGTCCGGGAACACGTTCTCCAGGAAGTGGAGAAGCCGGGCCAATACGTAGGGCTGGGGGTCTGCCGGTCCGGTCCAGTGGCTCAGGTTGCCCACCTCGTCCACCACGAACACCCAGTCCCGGTCTCCGTCCCGGAGGACGAACAGGTCCAGCAGCCCCGGTTGGGACTCCTCCACCAACGTGGCCAACAGCGCCAGGTCGCCGGCCTGGCGCTCCACCCGGGTCTCCACCCGCTGGTAGGGGCCCACCGCCCCGAGGAGCCGGAGCAGGTCCTCCCGGTCGAACGCCATCCGGTGGGTGCATCGGTCCGGGGCGGTCTGGTCGAGCACCGAGATCCCTCCCTCCACGCCGCACACGTACCGGCGCCGGGTCCCCTTCGGGAGATCGGGGCCGATCCACTCGACGATCTCGGGCAGCCGCCGGTCCAGGGGCAGAGCGATGCGGTGGCTGCCCAGTTTGGGGGACGGGGCGTGCACCCACAGCCGGCCCCGGGGAGGGGGCTGGGTCAGGAACGGCAGCAGGGTGTCCTCCACCAGCCGGGCGTAGGCCCCGGGCCCGGTCCACGACCGGTAGAACACCTCGCCCCAGCTCGTGGCCCATACCACGGCGAATCCGCCCCCCAGCCCCGGCTGCCCGAGCACGGCCAGGTGCTCCGTGCGCGGCGGACGCAGAAGGGTGGGGGCGTCGGGGCTGTGGCCCCGGACCTGGCCGAGCATCCGCGAGAGGACCCGGGCGATCGGCTCGAGGTCGGCGCCGGACACCCGGCGATCGGTGTCCCAACACCCCAGCTGGCTGCGGGGGCCGAGGATGCCGTTGTGGGCGGCCCATACCAGCGGCTCGAGCGGATCCTCGGCCTCCCGGAGCAGGTCGTTGGCCTTGTGCTCCACGTTCGAGGGGCTCACGTGCCCCCGGTAGAGGCGCCAGGGTGCATCGCCGCCGGGCAGGGTCTCCCGGTACAGGGTCAGGTGCGGCTCGCCCACCCCCGGCGTGACGAACCGGAGGGTCTCGACCTTGTGGGGGGCCTTGCGGTAGCGGATCTGAAGCTTCCTGCCCAGCACGGTCAGGTCCCGGGCCGTGATCCGCTGGGTCTCTCCGGCGTGGTCCAGCCGGGCGCGGATGCGCTGGTAGGTGCGCAGAAAGTACCGGTCGAGCTCCTCGGCGAGCTCGCGGACCCGCTCGAACTTCCAGCGCCGGAACTCGTTCAGGTGCCGGATCCGGCGGGGACCCCACCCCCACTCCCGGGTGTACCGGGCCATCACCCCCAGGTCGCCGGAGTCCTCGAGACAGGCCTCGATCCGGTCGGGGTCGACGTGGACCCCTGTCTTCAGATAGAAGCACCGGGCCAGCAGATCCTCGGTGGCCGGGTCCCCCCGGCTGCGGTAGTGTTCCACCACGGCATCGAACAGCACGCAGTACGGGTCGGGGGTCTCCCCGGCGTGGACGCGGCGCTTCACCTCCTCGCACAGGGGGGGTGGGGGCTCGTTGGAGCACAGGGTCTTCTCCAGGAGCCCCAGCTTGAGGGCCGACTTGAAGGGCGCCTTCTCCCCCTTCGCGATCTGCCACACCGCGGCGCCGAACAGCTCCCCCACCGGCACCGTGGCCACAGGGCCCAGGTCCACGTAGCTGTCGGTCACCAGGGTGGGGTCCGCGAGGAGCCGCTCCAGGTGCTCCGCATAGGCGGGGGGCGGGAGGCCCTGGGGGAGCACCCACCACACGGGAAGCTTTCCGCCCAGCAGGATGTGGGTGCGGTAGAACTCCTCCTTGAGGAGGGCGCCCATGGCGGAGCCGCAGCCCTCCAGGTCGGTTTGGCCGAAGTCGTTCACCCGGATGTCGGCCGTGGACTGGAGGAAGAGGTGAAACTCCACGTCTGCGTGACGGTTCAGCCACTGCTCCACGGCCCGTACCTTGGCGCCGTACGCATCCACCGCGGCGTCGGAGAGGTGGGGGCTGTGGCAGACCCACACGTCCAGGTCCGATTCGCCCGTGAATCCGATCGAGCCGGCGCTTCCCATCACGGCCACCAGGTCCACCGCGGGGCGGTAGAACGCGGAACGCTTGATCCGGGCCTCGGGGAACAGCCGGCGGGCCAGCCGGATCGCGTCGTTGGAGGGGGCGTAGTCGGCGATGCCCACCGGACAGGCCGGGTCGTCGACAAAGCCCGGCAGCCCGGGCCGGTTCACGTGGAGGAGCAGGGGGAGCAGTTGGAGGGCTTCCTGGGTCTTTCGGCCCGCCTGGGCGCGCAGGCGCATGAGCCGACGGCGCAGGTGGGCCCGGGCCCGCTCCTCGCGGAACGCGGCCTTCTGGGCCAGGGGCGTGGGGGTGTAAGCCCGGGCCCGGCTTTCGCGTCTAAATAGTTGGTCGAGCAGTCTCGCCACGGTGCGTCTCCGCCGGTCGCTGCATCTAACCCTGATCGGCCCGGCCGCCGAAAAGAATGAGGGGACGAAAGGAGAGGAACCATGCGGATCCGGGGGCTTCTGCTGGCGGTGGTGGGACTGTGGGCGTGCGGTGCCATGGCCATGGGCCGGGCGCCGGCCCCGCCCGAGGGGGCGACGTCGCTGGACCTGATCGCCCGGGCCGTGAGCGCGGGGGAGATCGACCCGGACACGGCAACCCTATACCGGGTGTTCGCCGTGGTGGGGGACGAGCGGCTGCCCCAGCGGTTCCGGGGCGACGTTCCCATCCGCGACGGGACCCCCGTGCTGCGGGAGGCCCGCAGCCGGTTTCCTCGGCTTCGGCCCGACGTGCAGGAAGCCCTGCGCCCCTACCTGTTTCCGAAGGAGAAACGATGAGCGTGCCATGGTGGCGGCTGGGGGCCGTTGCGGCCCTGCTCCTGACCCTCGGGCCGCCGGCCTGGGCCGGTCCGGCGCCGGCGGCGGATTTCGAGGCCCGGCTCCGGGGCATGGAGGCCCGGGGCGAGATGAGTGAGGGGCGGGCGGAGCTGTACCGGCTGTACGCGGTGCGGGCGCCGGAGCGCCTGCCCGCCGAACTCCGGATGGAAACGGCCTCGGGCCGAGGGCTGCGGGCCCTTTCGTCCGGGCCGGAGGCCGAGCCGTGGGTGGTCCGGTGCGGCACCCCGATCCTTCGGAGGGTCCGGGCGGCGCTCGGCCGGATGCCCCCGGAACTGCGGGCCGAGGCCGCGGACCTGCTCGACGACCGGCCCCCGGCCGGCCGGGCCGCGTTCCGGACCGCCGCCGGCAAAACGGGCACGGCCGTGCTCGCCAACCGCCTGGTCACCGACAACTTCTCCATCGAATGGGGGCCAGATCTCACCAACGAGGACGGCACCACGCCGCCTGCGGACGATGGCCCGGTGGACGCGGACGACCCCGCCGTCGGGGGCAACGGCATCCCGGACGTGGTGGAGCGCTGGGCGGCCTACTTCGAGGCGGCCTTTCGGGTCGAGGTGGGCGACATGGGGTACACGCATCCCGTGGTCGAGGGGAACCTGATCCCGGTGTACATCGGGAACTCCGACCCCAGCACCCCCATCGAAAACATCGGGAGCGGAACCTACGCCTTCACCCAGCCCGACGGGGTGCCCTATATCGTGGTGAACAACGACCTGAGCTTCGTGCCCCCGAACGGGGAGGGGGCGTCGGCACCGGCGAAGATCCACGGCGCCATGAAGATCACCGCCGCCCACGAGCTGTTCCACGTGTTCCACTTCCTGTACGAGCCCCAGGCCTGGATCCCCAACGAGGACGACTGGTGGTTCGAGTGCTCCTCCACCTGGATGGAGGATGAGGTGTTCGACGCGGTGAACGACTACTACCAGTATTTCCAACAGAGCGGAGGCCGGCCGGGGTGGACGTACTACCTGGAGAACGGCCTGCCCGTGCGCTCCAACGACCTGAGCTACGTGACCCGGGCCTACGGGTCCGTGATCTTCGCCAAGTATCTGTCCGAGCACGTGGGGGGCCGGCCGGCCCTGTTCGACGTGTGGCAGCGCATCCGCCTGGACGGCCTCAGGATCCTGCCGGCGTTGGACGCGTTCGCCACCTCGAACGGGTTTCAAGGGCTGCCGGACCTGTTCCTGGGGTTCGTGGGGGCCACCGCGGTCATGGACTACGAGGAGGGGGAGAACTATGGGTCGGTGCAGTGGGCCGACGGGCTTGCATCCCAGAGCTCGTTGTCTGCGGGGCTCCCCGCCTATTTGGGAGCGGTGTACTCGGGTGGAACCGCGGGCGAAGACGCGACGCTGACCCTTTCCGGGGTTCCGGACGCAGCGGCCTGGGGCCTGGCGGTTGTGAAGCTGCCCTTCGGGGGGAGCCCGTTGCTGCTCGGCAGCATCGGGTCGGGAGGAACCTCGGTGCCCTTGGCCGTGGGCGAGCCGAACGTGTCCATCTGGGCGGGGGTGGCCTATCTGGACCCCGACCTGAGTGCTCAAGGATGGACCCTGGTGTCTTCGTCCTCACCGTCGGGCGACACGGTTGCCCCTGGGGCGGCCTCCAACCTGAGGGTCACCGAGACCAGCGGCGGATTCGACCTGGCATGGGACGCCCCGCAGGATCCGGACGTAGCCGGCTATGTCGTCTCTTGGGGCACGGGCAACCGAACCCTGTACGGGCCGGTGACCACCGTGGCCGTCCGGGAGCTCCCCGTGGGCGACTACACGGTGTCCGTGGCCGCGTACGACGGCACCGGCAACCTGGGGCCGGAGACGAACGCTCCGGTCTCCGTGACCGAGGCCACCGCGCCCACAGCGACCCCGGCGGCCCGGGTGGTCTCGTTCGTGGAGAACGATCCCCCGCCGGGCCCGACCGTCTCCGGCGGTGGCGGGGGCGGAGGGGGATGCTTTCTGGAGCTTTTGGGGCTTTGACCGGGGTTTCTTGAACCGGCAACCTCCGTTTGGGTAGAGTAGGGCGGCCCTGGCGACGGGGCCGCCCTTGTGAACCCGGAAACAATCTCTGCCCCGCACGGAGGCTCCCATGCCCGAGGCTCGACGGCGCCGGTGGATCGTGGCCGCCTCGGCCGCTGCTTTGCTCCTGGCCACCGCCCTTCGGGCCGGGGCTGCGGAGGTTCTGTTCGTCTATCCCCCCCCCAATTCCCTGATCACGGAGTCGCCCGTGCCGGTTCTTGGATACGTGTTGGGCGAACCGGTGGACGCGCTCACGGCCCGGGTGGTGTCCGAAGGGCGGCGGACCGAGCCGGGCCGGTTCGACCTGTATCTGTTCAAAGGGAAGGTGTTCTCCGGGTCCCTGGACCTCAACCCCGGTCGGAACAACGTGGTGGTGGGGGACACCGTGATCCCGCTCCTGTACCGCCCCGGTTTCGAGGGAGACGCGGAGGACGGATTCCGCCGGCCCCGGGCCCACGCCGGAGGCATCGAGTCGTGCAACCCGTGCCATGGGTTCTCGCGGGGCAGCCTCACCCTCAAGGACCGGGTGCCCGACCTGTGCCTCCAATGTCACAAGGTGGGTACCGAGTCCCTGCGGGCGGTGATCAAGAAGAATCGCCACACTCGGGAGATCACCCCCGACTGCTTGCGATGCCACGACCCCCACGTGTCGTTCGATCCGGCCCTGCTCCGCAAGGGCCGGGGGGGATGCTCGGCCTGCCACGCCGCCCAGGCCAGGCCGTCGCTCCACGGGGACGTGGGCGACTCGGCCTGCGGCGCATGCCACGACCCCCATGCCTCGGCGTATCCCTCGATGCTTCGGGGCGACGCCCTGGCCCTATGCCGCCGGTGCCACGAGGACGTGGCCGACCCCGACCGGTACCCCCGCTCCTACCACCGGCCGGTGGACGACGGGAACTGCTTCGTCTGCCACCAGCCCCACGCGGGCACGTACCCCTCGCTGCTCAAGGACGTGGCGCCGGGGTTGTGCGCCCGGTGCCACGACGAGGCCAAGGCGGAGGTGCACGGCGGGGAGCTCGAGGAGTGCCGCCTGTGCCACGAACCCCACCTGTCGGACCGGCCCGTTCTGCTGAAGCAAGGGGTGTCGGAGGCGTGCGTGGACTGCCACGGGGATCCGGCCAAGGGCAAGAACCGCCACCCCGCGCTGAAGAACGGCTGTGTGACGTGTCACAACCCCCACGACCCCAAGGGGCTGAAGGCCGCCGATCGGGTCTGCGGCCAGTGCCACAACCTCCGCAAGGAGGGGTTTCGGGCGGCCCACGGCCGGCTGCCCATGGACGACGTGCGCCAGTGTACGTTCTGCCACGATCCCCACGCCTCCGACTATCCGGGGCTCCTGCGGGGCAAGCTGCACTACCCGTTGCAGAACGGAGGGTGCAGTGCCTGCCACGAGGTACGCAAGGGGAAGCTGGAGTTGCGGTACGAGGGCAGCAAGAACTGCACCCGGTGCCACGGCCAGATCACCGGCACCTCGGAGATCATCGAGACCGACAAGGTCCACAAGCCGGTCTACCAGATCGACTGCATCGCCTGCCACAACCCCCACCTGGGGGTCCGGGACAAGTTCCTGCTGGAGGAGCCGGTGACCCTGTGCGGCTGGTGCCACGGCATCCTGCTGCGGGGCGTGAAGAACGTGCACGGCGTGTTCGAAAAGGGCAACTGCTACACCTGCCACTTGCCCCACATCAGTGACTTCCGGCCCCTGCTGAAGCGGCCGGAGAAGACCCTGTGCACGAGCTGCCACACGGGCATCCTGCCGGAGAAGGTGTCGGAGC
This is a stretch of genomic DNA from Deferrisoma camini S3R1. It encodes these proteins:
- a CDS encoding sigma-54-dependent transcriptional regulator, giving the protein MADRILIVDDEALIRKSLGQMLGHKGYDVVTAASAAEARKVFTAGEFALALLDLRLPDASGIDLLREFKAAQPDLLVIMMTAYGSVETAVEAMRLGAYDYVNKPFKSREIEVIVRLALEARHLKREVKELREEALGATDLGNIVARDPAMLKVLDMVRKVAQNPDVTVLIQGESGTGKEMIARAVHAESPRADKPFVGINCAAIPGNLLESELFGYEKGAFTDAKARKIGLIERAQGGTLFLDEIGDMDVGLQAKLLRVLEERKIRRVGGLDELAVDVRILAATNQDLDEKRKTGRFREDLYYRLKIIHIDIPPLRERKADILPLAQHFIQDANRRFHKNVQGFSPEAEDFLLGYRWPGNVRELKNTIERILILEETDWIRPEHLPPEILRGRPAEEGGVWIPQEVEILRGVSFDRVMDEVARYLIGEALRLAGGNKAQAARLLDMDRGTLRYQIKRLGIGA
- a CDS encoding phosphorylase family protein, yielding MIRPPVEALGDPGRVVATVLGCRPDEVAPRVVVTPFVPLSSFRRHVEDVTADLNPRFFFQGFTAVFQGEPVTVVHTGVGPSRIGDCLAALALTPARKALFVGAVGGLADPLELGDWFLPEAVADGEGYTRYVREGFRRVVDGAHPFAVRVPDDLRRFLKERDERVHTGRVFTVGPVSFESEENLRFLKARGYDALEMELSAFYAACQALGLDGAALTYVSDLPLRSPLWTEKTPAETEALRTAWRAAPRLALEWICSSVGG
- a CDS encoding class I adenylate cyclase — protein: MARLLDQLFRRESRARAYTPTPLAQKAAFREERARAHLRRRLMRLRAQAGRKTQEALQLLPLLLHVNRPGLPGFVDDPACPVGIADYAPSNDAIRLARRLFPEARIKRSAFYRPAVDLVAVMGSAGSIGFTGESDLDVWVCHSPHLSDAAVDAYGAKVRAVEQWLNRHADVEFHLFLQSTADIRVNDFGQTDLEGCGSAMGALLKEEFYRTHILLGGKLPVWWVLPQGLPPPAYAEHLERLLADPTLVTDSYVDLGPVATVPVGELFGAAVWQIAKGEKAPFKSALKLGLLEKTLCSNEPPPPLCEEVKRRVHAGETPDPYCVLFDAVVEHYRSRGDPATEDLLARCFYLKTGVHVDPDRIEACLEDSGDLGVMARYTREWGWGPRRIRHLNEFRRWKFERVRELAEELDRYFLRTYQRIRARLDHAGETQRITARDLTVLGRKLQIRYRKAPHKVETLRFVTPGVGEPHLTLYRETLPGGDAPWRLYRGHVSPSNVEHKANDLLREAEDPLEPLVWAAHNGILGPRSQLGCWDTDRRVSGADLEPIARVLSRMLGQVRGHSPDAPTLLRPPRTEHLAVLGQPGLGGGFAVVWATSWGEVFYRSWTGPGAYARLVEDTLLPFLTQPPPRGRLWVHAPSPKLGSHRIALPLDRRLPEIVEWIGPDLPKGTRRRYVCGVEGGISVLDQTAPDRCTHRMAFDREDLLRLLGAVGPYQRVETRVERQAGDLALLATLVEESQPGLLDLFVLRDGDRDWVFVVDEVGNLSHWTGPADPQPYVLARLLHFLENVFPDVAAQPRSVVAGKDLMDVLRIHTVLFEGTCRAFTATQDHLSRVRSLGLHPVGLVIERVASPAADSPPGYRITWGMQVIDSTRYANPLAEVRRRILEARLSGLEYEVFITRLFLDEGFRREHCGEVAATGHYLFYKKAIEQRLAG
- a CDS encoding fibronectin type III domain-containing protein, whose protein sequence is MSVPWWRLGAVAALLLTLGPPAWAGPAPAADFEARLRGMEARGEMSEGRAELYRLYAVRAPERLPAELRMETASGRGLRALSSGPEAEPWVVRCGTPILRRVRAALGRMPPELRAEAADLLDDRPPAGRAAFRTAAGKTGTAVLANRLVTDNFSIEWGPDLTNEDGTTPPADDGPVDADDPAVGGNGIPDVVERWAAYFEAAFRVEVGDMGYTHPVVEGNLIPVYIGNSDPSTPIENIGSGTYAFTQPDGVPYIVVNNDLSFVPPNGEGASAPAKIHGAMKITAAHELFHVFHFLYEPQAWIPNEDDWWFECSSTWMEDEVFDAVNDYYQYFQQSGGRPGWTYYLENGLPVRSNDLSYVTRAYGSVIFAKYLSEHVGGRPALFDVWQRIRLDGLRILPALDAFATSNGFQGLPDLFLGFVGATAVMDYEEGENYGSVQWADGLASQSSLSAGLPAYLGAVYSGGTAGEDATLTLSGVPDAAAWGLAVVKLPFGGSPLLLGSIGSGGTSVPLAVGEPNVSIWAGVAYLDPDLSAQGWTLVSSSSPSGDTVAPGAASNLRVTETSGGFDLAWDAPQDPDVAGYVVSWGTGNRTLYGPVTTVAVRELPVGDYTVSVAAYDGTGNLGPETNAPVSVTEATAPTATPAARVVSFVENDPPPGPTVSGGGGGGGGCFLELLGL
- a CDS encoding cytochrome c3 family protein, producing the protein MPEARRRRWIVAASAAALLLATALRAGAAEVLFVYPPPNSLITESPVPVLGYVLGEPVDALTARVVSEGRRTEPGRFDLYLFKGKVFSGSLDLNPGRNNVVVGDTVIPLLYRPGFEGDAEDGFRRPRAHAGGIESCNPCHGFSRGSLTLKDRVPDLCLQCHKVGTESLRAVIKKNRHTREITPDCLRCHDPHVSFDPALLRKGRGGCSACHAAQARPSLHGDVGDSACGACHDPHASAYPSMLRGDALALCRRCHEDVADPDRYPRSYHRPVDDGNCFVCHQPHAGTYPSLLKDVAPGLCARCHDEAKAEVHGGELEECRLCHEPHLSDRPVLLKQGVSEACVDCHGDPAKGKNRHPALKNGCVTCHNPHDPKGLKAADRVCGQCHNLRKEGFRAAHGRLPMDDVRQCTFCHDPHASDYPGLLRGKLHYPLQNGGCSACHEVRKGKLELRYEGSKNCTRCHGQITGTSEIIETDKVHKPVYQIDCIACHNPHLGVRDKFLLEEPVTLCGWCHGILLRGVKNVHGVFEKGNCYTCHLPHISDFRPLLKRPEKTLCTSCHTGILPEKVSEQRMLHGALRKGRCTGCHNPHGTNTEKLLKGSRDELCSNCHSGVLAGEDGTPFRYVHGPVGARNCTACHELEHRHDRQGDRFLRARGSRVCALCHDTAPDHVPPRFRAKMSEVRNDCLACHLPHGSDNRFMMREGYF